A region of the Candidatus Binatia bacterium genome:
GCTCATCAACTGGCGCAGCGGCTCGGCGACGACAAGGTCGCCGCGCATCACGGCAGTCTGTCGCGGCGCACCCGCTTGCAGGCCGAGGAAGGGCTGAAGAGCGGCGCGCTACCGGTGGTGGTGGCGACGGCGTCGCTGGAACTCGGCATCGATGTGGGGCATGTCGATCTCGTGTGCCACCTCGGCGCCCCGCGCACACTGGCGACCTTGCTGCAGCGCGTTGGGCGCTCGGGGCACTGGCTGGGGGCAATTCCCAAAGGCATTCTGTTCCCCCTCACCCGCGACGACCTGGTGCAGTGTGCCGCCGCCATCCGAGCGGTGCGTGCCGGCCAGCTCGATCACATCACCGTCCCACAGCATCCGCTCGACATCCTGGCGCAGCAGATCGTTGCCACCGTCGCCAGCGGTGAGATCGGCGAAGAAGAGATGTGGCGGCTGGCGCGGCGCGCCTATCCGTTTCAGCACCTCGGCCGCGACGATTTCGAGGCGGTGCTGGCGATGCTGTCCGATGGCGTGGCGACGCGGCGCGGGCGGCGTTCGGCCCACGTGCATCGCGACCGGGTGCACGGCCGACTGCGCCCGCGGCGCGGGGCTCGGCTGGCCGCCATCATCAGCGGCGGTGCCATTCCCGACAACGCGGATTACGACGTCATCGAGGACCCCGCCGGTACGTTCGTCGGCAAAGTCAATGAAGACTTCGCCGTGGAGAGCATGGCGGGCGACGTCTTTCTGCTCGGCAACCGTTCGTGGCGCATTCGCCGTGTCGAGGCCGGCCGGATGCGGGTGGAGGATGCCCAGGGCGCTGCGCCGACGATCCCGTTCTGGCTGGGCGAAGCGCCCGCCCGCACCCCGGAGCTGTCGGCCGCGGTGGCGGAGTTGCGCGAACAAGTCGCCGCGCGCCTCCCGGACGTTGCCACGGCAGCCGCCTGGCTGATGGCTGAGTGCGGCCTCGATCAGGACGGCGCCGACCAGATTGTCGCCTACGTTGCGGAGACCCGTGCCGTGCTGGGTGCCGTGCCGGCGCAAGGCACGATCATTGCGGAACGCTTCTTCGACGAAAGCGGCGGTATGCAGCTCGTCCTCCACGCGCCCTTCGGCGGCCGTATCAATCGGGCCTGGGGGCTGGCACTACGCAAACGCTTCTGCCGTACGTTCGACTTCGAGCTGCAGGCGGCGGCAACCGACGACGGCATCGTCATCTCTCTCGGAGAACAACACAGTTTCCCGCTGGAGAGTGTCTTCGCCATGGTGCGATCCGCCGCACTGGAGGAAGATCTGGTGCAGGCCGCGCTGGCGGCGCCGATGTTCGGTACGCGCTGGCGCTGGAACGCGACGCGGGCGCTCGCCCTGCTGCGCCACTCGGGTGGGCGGCGGGTGCCCATGCCCATCCAGCGCATGCGCGCCGAGGACCTGCTCGCGGCCGTCTTCCCTGCGCAGCTTGCCTGCGGTGACAACCATCCTGGTGGGCCGATCGACCTGCCCGATCACCCGCTGGTGCAGGAGACCATTGCCAACTGCCTGCATGAGGCGATGGACGTGGACGGCTTGCGCGCCATCATCGAGGCAATCGAGCAGGGCAGGGTGCGGACCCTGGCGATCGACACGGCCGCACCCTCGCCGATGTCGCACGAAATCCTGAACGCCAATCCCTACGCCTTTTTGGATGATGCGCCACTCGAAGAACGCCGGGCGCGGGCGGTGTCGCTGCGCCGGATCGATCCCGAATTGGCGGGTGGCATCGGTGCCCTCGATGAGGCGGCGATTGACGAAGTGCGCGCGCAAGCCTGGCCTGATGTGCGTGACGCCGATGAGCTGCACGACCTGCTGCTCAGTCTGGTGGTCTTACCCACCCATCTGCTGGCCAGCTGGGCGGAATTGTCAGCACAACTCATTCGTGATGGTCGCGCCACGTATGCCCGCTGCGAAGGGCGTGCGGCCCTGGTTGCTGCCGAGCGTGCCGGGCTCGTGCATGCGGCATTGCCGGAGGCGACGTTGGCGCCGCCGGTTGCGTTTCGGGACATCGCCTCGTGTGAGCCGGAAGACGCCGTCCGCAGGATCGTACAAGGCTGGATGGAGTGCCTCGGGCCAGTGACGGTGTCGGGCTTGGCCGCGCTCCTTGGTGTCGCAGAGAACACGGTCGAGGCGGCACTGTCGCGGCTCGAATCGGAAGGGATCGTGCTGCGGGGGAGATTCACAAGAGTCGACGCTGGACTTCCAACGATCGAATGGTGCGACCGGAGGCTGCTGGCGCGCATCCACCGCCTGACGATCGGCCGGCTGCGGCGCGAGATCGAGCCGGTGTCGCCGGCGGATTTCATCCGCTTTCTCCTGCGCTGGCAGCATGTGCATCCGGGGACGCAGCTGCACGGCAGAGACGGCGTGGCGCAGGTGATCGGGCAGCTGCAGGGCCTCGAGTTGCCGGCGCCTGCCTGGGAGCGGGACATCTTGCCGGC
Encoded here:
- a CDS encoding helicase-related protein, whose product is AHQLAQRLGDDKVAAHHGSLSRRTRLQAEEGLKSGALPVVVATASLELGIDVGHVDLVCHLGAPRTLATLLQRVGRSGHWLGAIPKGILFPLTRDDLVQCAAAIRAVRAGQLDHITVPQHPLDILAQQIVATVASGEIGEEEMWRLARRAYPFQHLGRDDFEAVLAMLSDGVATRRGRRSAHVHRDRVHGRLRPRRGARLAAIISGGAIPDNADYDVIEDPAGTFVGKVNEDFAVESMAGDVFLLGNRSWRIRRVEAGRMRVEDAQGAAPTIPFWLGEAPARTPELSAAVAELREQVAARLPDVATAAAWLMAECGLDQDGADQIVAYVAETRAVLGAVPAQGTIIAERFFDESGGMQLVLHAPFGGRINRAWGLALRKRFCRTFDFELQAAATDDGIVISLGEQHSFPLESVFAMVRSAALEEDLVQAALAAPMFGTRWRWNATRALALLRHSGGRRVPMPIQRMRAEDLLAAVFPAQLACGDNHPGGPIDLPDHPLVQETIANCLHEAMDVDGLRAIIEAIEQGRVRTLAIDTAAPSPMSHEILNANPYAFLDDAPLEERRARAVSLRRIDPELAGGIGALDEAAIDEVRAQAWPDVRDADELHDLLLSLVVLPTHLLASWAELSAQLIRDGRATYARCEGRAALVAAERAGLVHAALPEATLAPPVAFRDIASCEPEDAVRRIVQGWMECLGPVTVSGLAALLGVAENTVEAALSRLESEGIVLRGRFTRVDAGLPTIEWCDRRLLARIHRLTIGRLRREIEPVSPADFIRFLLRWQHVHPGTQLHGRDGVAQVIGQLQGLELPAPAWERDILPARVNLYNPADLEQLCLAGEVAWGRLRLAVADEPDDDGTPAPRRRRAAPTRAAPLAFVLREALPALLEPEPPEVDLLHDLSVGAREVFVYLQQHGAAFLSDIARATGRLPVQTEAALWELVARGLVTGDGIAG